A part of Amycolatopsis lurida genomic DNA contains:
- a CDS encoding non-ribosomal peptide synthetase, which yields MSAPEIVAELRTLGVDLWQDSGQIRFRAPRGVLTDEWRTALHAHKAEIVELLARDGELAAVTHDEEARHEPFPLTDVQTAYLLGRRESFGFGGVACHGYLEVRYPELDPARVEDAWNTLVKRHDMLRAVVERDGYQHVLPEVPRCPVPVAESVEAVRGELGHRHYETDVWPLFDLRVTHCPDGDVLHISMDSLIADWASAGVLLDELDQLLANPDAALPPLEITFRDYLLAERGLRDTTRYRADREYWQARVHDLPRAPDLPSLNSVESGPVSFRRLHTRLAAPQWEGLRERARRHGITPSTAVLAAYAAVLGRWSRRPRFSLNLTLLNRQPLHPRVNALVGDFTSVSLLAVEDSAGLPFHEWAARTGARMFDDLDHRLFSGVEVMREIARRRDRDAALMPIVFTSAIGLGGRTGSGITQTPQVFLDCQVTDDADGLQVNWDVRQGIFPDGLVEDMFAALEAALLRLAESPEAWLTTDLVPLPAWQAVERARVNDTAAPLTSALLHAGVFDQAARTPEAIAVTGPAGTLTYGELARRAGGVAEALREKGIVPGELVAVNLDKGPDQITAVLGILLAGGAYLPVDTTQPPLRRDKLVAAAGHVVTQAWFEDLSPVEDIPVAAGGDPDSLAYVIYTSGSTGEPKGVMITHRAAANTVEDVNRRFGVTAADRVLGLAQLGFDLSVYDIFGLLSVGGALVLPDPARPADPSHWARLAADHGVTMWNSVPAQLHMLAHYLPSESLPIPALRLALLSGDWIPVTLPGEIRAFAPGLEMIGLGGATEAAIWSIHHPIDHVPGHWTSIPYGVPLTNQTFRVLDQAHRDCPVWTAGELYIGGAGLATGYLGDDALTAARFVTVAGERLYRTGDLGRYLPGGEIEFLGREDAQVKIRGHRVELGEVEAALLAHDAVGGAAAVVAGERHGERALLGFVEPARLPAPPPPPELAMAGRFADRQVADFDAAQVARHVRLLHQAALASMREALASHPQVHERHRWLARHWRDLVADAPEINAMGISAEEAWGMLDEDPLCTPEFLAFHRAHVERVHELLDGEQNPFELLFPQGDMAPARAVYRDNPIFRYLNAAAAAVLNRIAAAHTGRPLRILEVGAGTGSTTDAVLPMLAGHEVDYLFTDVSPFFLSEARERFGEHPGVRFGLFDLDQDHRSQGLAPNSFDVVLCAGVLNSVRRPETVLDLVAPGGWLVFTEPVVEHPHIMLTQGFMMDGPALRSRQDWLDLIGGAELCLPGDDHPQAAQGIQLFAKRVKADRASVTPEELTSFLARRLPAHMVPSHLQVVDALPFTGNGKIDRKTLVGWRPAATDDAGDHDGDADDELEGRLCALWARALGLARIGRHDSFYDRGADSLILARVAGQLREQVPEAADVAYDMLLRQMLNEPTVAALAASLRARDRPAPIARRDERGNALLVPFGGGGDGPARVLFHAALGTMDYFHSLANALVAQDLGPVVGIAVADIDVYLAIDPKDLIGRVADDYTDRLLAEGHTRFQLIGYCLGGLLATEVARRLLERGAEVADLTLVDSIPMFLETDEELAFEAIFVPNLNLDPVATVFGPEVDGADVYRAIDGLMAEHDRKVPAGAMASLIGDPGLEAVAAAVRAQHERTQAERLASYSEAAASQAGIPVGPELVPALFEVCRHSMRAARFDPEPYAGDMTFLRASEQQSFGVTAGVGHLVAPFWADLCLGEFTVTDVPGNHFSVIEQPHVEVVARHLGASINRGAHS from the coding sequence CCGCCGCGAGTCGTTCGGCTTCGGGGGCGTGGCCTGCCACGGCTATCTCGAAGTGCGCTATCCGGAACTGGACCCGGCCCGGGTCGAGGACGCCTGGAACACGTTGGTGAAACGGCACGACATGCTGCGCGCGGTCGTGGAACGCGACGGCTACCAGCACGTCCTGCCCGAGGTGCCGCGATGCCCGGTCCCGGTGGCCGAATCGGTGGAGGCCGTCCGCGGCGAACTCGGGCACCGCCACTACGAGACCGATGTGTGGCCGCTGTTCGACCTGCGCGTCACCCACTGCCCGGATGGCGACGTCCTGCACATCTCGATGGATTCGCTGATCGCGGACTGGGCCAGCGCGGGCGTGCTGCTGGACGAACTGGACCAGCTGCTGGCGAACCCGGACGCGGCGCTGCCGCCGCTGGAGATCACCTTCCGCGACTACCTGCTTGCCGAACGCGGGCTGCGCGACACCACCCGGTACCGCGCGGACCGTGAGTACTGGCAGGCCCGCGTCCACGACCTGCCCCGCGCACCCGACCTGCCCTCGCTCAACAGCGTGGAATCCGGGCCGGTCAGCTTCCGCCGTCTCCACACCAGGCTCGCCGCGCCGCAGTGGGAGGGGCTGCGGGAGCGGGCCCGCCGGCACGGGATCACCCCGTCGACGGCGGTTCTCGCCGCCTACGCCGCCGTGCTGGGCCGCTGGTCCCGTCGCCCGCGGTTCAGCCTCAACCTCACCCTGCTCAACCGGCAGCCCCTGCATCCGCGGGTGAACGCGCTGGTCGGTGACTTCACGTCGGTCAGCTTGCTGGCCGTGGAGGACTCGGCCGGGCTTCCCTTCCACGAGTGGGCCGCCCGGACGGGCGCGCGGATGTTCGACGACCTCGACCACCGGCTGTTCTCCGGCGTCGAGGTCATGCGTGAGATCGCCCGCCGTCGCGACCGTGACGCCGCGCTGATGCCGATCGTGTTCACCAGCGCGATCGGCCTCGGTGGCCGGACCGGATCCGGCATCACCCAGACCCCGCAGGTCTTCCTCGACTGCCAGGTCACCGACGACGCCGACGGGCTCCAGGTCAACTGGGACGTCCGGCAGGGCATCTTCCCCGACGGTCTGGTCGAGGACATGTTCGCGGCGCTGGAAGCCGCTCTTCTCCGGTTGGCGGAGTCACCGGAAGCGTGGCTCACCACCGATCTGGTGCCGCTGCCGGCGTGGCAGGCCGTAGAACGTGCCCGGGTCAACGACACCGCCGCGCCGCTCACGTCCGCGTTGCTGCACGCCGGGGTGTTCGACCAGGCCGCCCGGACACCCGAAGCCATCGCCGTCACGGGCCCGGCGGGCACACTGACCTACGGCGAACTGGCTCGCCGCGCAGGAGGTGTCGCGGAAGCGTTGCGTGAGAAGGGGATCGTTCCGGGCGAACTGGTCGCGGTCAACCTGGACAAGGGGCCCGATCAGATCACCGCGGTGCTCGGGATCCTGCTCGCGGGCGGCGCCTATCTACCGGTGGACACCACACAGCCGCCGTTACGACGGGACAAGCTCGTCGCCGCCGCCGGTCACGTCGTGACCCAGGCGTGGTTCGAAGACCTATCACCGGTCGAGGACATTCCTGTGGCCGCCGGAGGAGACCCGGATTCGCTCGCCTACGTCATCTACACGTCGGGCTCGACCGGTGAGCCCAAGGGCGTCATGATCACCCACCGGGCCGCAGCCAACACCGTCGAGGACGTCAATCGCCGCTTCGGCGTCACCGCGGCCGACCGCGTGCTTGGCCTGGCGCAGCTGGGATTCGACCTCTCGGTCTACGACATCTTCGGTCTGCTTTCAGTGGGCGGGGCGCTCGTCCTGCCCGACCCTGCCCGGCCCGCCGACCCGTCGCACTGGGCCCGGCTCGCGGCCGACCACGGTGTCACGATGTGGAACTCGGTACCCGCGCAGCTGCACATGCTGGCGCATTATCTCCCCTCGGAGTCCCTGCCGATCCCGGCACTGCGGCTCGCGCTGCTCTCCGGCGACTGGATCCCGGTCACGCTGCCCGGCGAAATCCGCGCGTTCGCCCCGGGGTTGGAGATGATCGGCCTCGGTGGCGCCACCGAGGCCGCGATCTGGTCCATTCACCATCCCATCGACCACGTGCCCGGACACTGGACCTCCATCCCCTACGGCGTCCCGCTGACCAACCAGACATTCCGCGTGCTGGACCAGGCCCACCGCGACTGTCCGGTGTGGACGGCCGGCGAGCTGTACATCGGCGGCGCAGGGCTGGCGACGGGCTACCTCGGTGACGACGCGTTGACCGCGGCCCGGTTCGTCACGGTCGCGGGGGAGCGGCTCTACCGCACTGGTGACCTCGGCCGATACCTGCCCGGCGGGGAGATCGAGTTCCTCGGCCGCGAGGACGCCCAGGTCAAGATCCGGGGCCACCGGGTTGAACTGGGCGAGGTGGAAGCCGCGCTGCTGGCCCATGACGCCGTGGGCGGGGCGGCCGCGGTAGTGGCGGGTGAGCGCCACGGCGAGCGGGCGCTTCTCGGTTTCGTCGAACCGGCCCGCCTCCCCGCGCCGCCCCCGCCGCCGGAACTGGCGATGGCCGGCCGGTTCGCGGACCGGCAGGTCGCGGACTTCGACGCCGCACAGGTCGCCAGGCACGTCCGGCTGCTGCACCAAGCCGCACTCGCCTCGATGCGTGAGGCGCTCGCGTCTCACCCCCAAGTGCACGAACGGCACCGCTGGCTGGCCCGTCACTGGCGCGACCTGGTCGCCGACGCCCCGGAGATTAATGCCATGGGGATCAGCGCTGAAGAGGCGTGGGGGATGCTCGATGAAGACCCCCTGTGCACGCCGGAGTTCCTGGCGTTTCATCGTGCTCACGTCGAGCGGGTGCACGAACTGCTCGACGGCGAGCAGAACCCGTTCGAGCTGCTGTTCCCTCAGGGCGACATGGCCCCGGCGCGGGCGGTCTATCGGGACAATCCGATCTTCCGCTACCTCAATGCCGCCGCCGCAGCGGTGCTCAACCGGATCGCCGCCGCGCATACCGGCCGGCCGCTGCGGATCCTGGAGGTCGGCGCGGGAACCGGGTCGACCACCGACGCCGTGCTGCCGATGCTCGCGGGCCACGAGGTCGACTACCTGTTCACCGACGTCTCGCCGTTCTTCCTTTCGGAGGCACGGGAACGCTTCGGCGAGCACCCCGGAGTCCGCTTCGGGCTGTTCGACCTCGACCAGGACCACCGGTCACAGGGCTTGGCACCGAACTCATTCGACGTTGTGCTCTGCGCCGGCGTGCTGAACAGCGTGCGACGGCCGGAAACGGTACTGGATCTGGTGGCTCCCGGCGGGTGGCTCGTGTTCACCGAACCCGTCGTCGAGCATCCGCACATCATGCTGACGCAGGGCTTCATGATGGACGGCCCGGCGCTGCGGTCACGCCAGGACTGGCTCGACCTGATCGGCGGCGCCGAGCTGTGCCTGCCGGGCGACGACCATCCCCAAGCGGCTCAGGGGATCCAGCTGTTCGCGAAGCGGGTGAAGGCCGATCGCGCGTCCGTCACCCCCGAAGAGCTGACCTCGTTCCTCGCCCGGCGGCTGCCCGCGCACATGGTGCCGTCGCACCTTCAGGTGGTGGACGCACTCCCGTTCACCGGCAACGGCAAGATCGACCGTAAGACGCTGGTCGGCTGGCGCCCCGCCGCCACCGACGACGCGGGCGATCACGACGGCGACGCCGATGACGAGCTCGAGGGCAGGCTGTGCGCGCTGTGGGCGCGTGCGCTCGGGCTGGCCAGGATCGGACGGCACGACAGCTTCTACGACCGCGGCGCCGACTCCCTGATCCTCGCGAGGGTCGCCGGACAGCTGCGCGAACAGGTGCCTGAAGCGGCGGACGTCGCCTACGACATGCTGCTGCGGCAGATGCTCAACGAGCCGACGGTGGCGGCCTTGGCCGCGTCACTGCGTGCCCGAGACCGGCCCGCACCCATCGCGCGACGCGATGAGCGGGGCAACGCGCTGCTGGTGCCGTTCGGCGGCGGAGGCGACGGCCCGGCCCGGGTGCTGTTCCACGCGGCGCTCGGTACGATGGACTACTTCCACTCATTGGCAAACGCGTTGGTGGCACAGGACCTCGGGCCCGTGGTGGGTATCGCGGTCGCCGACATCGACGTGTACTTGGCCATCGATCCGAAGGACCTCATCGGTCGGGTCGCCGACGACTACACCGACCGGCTGCTGGCCGAGGGACACACCAGGTTCCAGCTCATCGGGTACTGCCTCGGCGGGCTGCTGGCGACCGAGGTGGCCCGGCGACTGCTCGAACGCGGTGCCGAGGTCGCGGACCTGACGCTCGTCGACAGCATCCCGATGTTCCTCGAAACCGACGAGGAGCTGGCGTTCGAGGCCATTTTCGTGCCCAATCTCAACCTCGACCCGGTCGCCACGGTGTTCGGTCCCGAGGTGGACGGCGCGGACGTCTACCGGGCGATCGACGGGCTGATGGCCGAGCATGACCGCAAGGTGCCCGCCGGGGCCATGGCTTCGCTGATCGGCGATCCCGGGCTGGAGGCGGTCGCCGCCGCCGTGCGCGCACAGCATGAGCGCACGCAGGCCGAGCGGCTCGCTTCCTACTCGGAGGCCGCCGCGAGCCAGGCCGGCATCCCGGTCGGCCCGGAACTGGTGCCCGCGTTGTTCGAGGTCTGCCGGCACAGCATGCGGGCCGCCCGGTTCGACCCCGAGCCTTACGCCGGTGACATGACCTTCCTGCGTGCCTCCGAACAGCAGTCGTTCGGTGTCACCGCAGGCGTCGGTCACCTCGTCGCACCGTTCTGGGCGGACCTCTGTCTCGGCGAGTTCACGGTGACTGACGTGCCCGGAAACCACTTCAGCGTTATCGAGCAACCACACGTCGAGGTGGTGGCCCGTCATCTGGGCGCGTCGATCAACCGGGGAGCACACTCGTGA
- a CDS encoding ABC transporter ATP-binding protein has translation MIRDLMKILGPKHDRDVKIYLAWLVAYSLLQGLAMVSLVPVLRAVLTGEAGAAWRWLAVVLAAVVATCVARYQQAMHGFALSLITLTSLHRRLGDHVTSLPLGWFSSEKVGRLSRSATNGTLMVTNVTAHMLTPLVSGIVTPATVATAMLVLDWRLGVATWVCAPLLWLTHRWAVNSVGRGEELTDAATTAAGNRVVEFARDQQVLRAFGRTTEGYRPLEDAIENQKTAGRTLLLMAAPRLLANGLGVQLAFAAVIAFGLALVVNSAIDPVTLIALIALTARFTGPLAEVAAHSSMTRMAANALRRLASIVDEKPSAEPVVSRPVTEPGEIELTDVRFGYEPGHPVLNGISFRVPARGMTAIVGPSGSGKSTITRLIMRFFDVDSGTVSVGGVDVREQSTKDLMAQLSVVMQDVYLFDDTLEANIRVGRPEATAEEVREAARIAGVDEIVDRLPGGWATRVGEGGASLSGGERQRVSVARAVLKDAPIVLLDEATAALDPENERYVQRALRTLMDHATLLVIAHKLPTVVAADQILVLDGGGIAECGTHEELLALNGRYTAFWNERRRTQGWRLVSSEETK, from the coding sequence ATGATTCGGGATCTGATGAAGATCCTCGGCCCGAAACATGATCGGGACGTGAAGATCTACCTGGCCTGGCTGGTGGCCTACTCCCTGTTGCAGGGCTTGGCGATGGTCTCCCTCGTGCCGGTGCTGCGAGCCGTGCTGACCGGGGAGGCCGGCGCGGCCTGGCGCTGGCTGGCCGTGGTACTCGCCGCCGTCGTCGCCACCTGCGTCGCCCGCTACCAGCAGGCGATGCACGGCTTCGCGCTCTCTCTGATCACCCTGACCAGCCTGCACCGCCGGCTCGGAGATCACGTGACCTCGCTGCCGCTGGGCTGGTTTTCCTCCGAGAAGGTGGGCAGGCTTTCCCGCAGTGCCACCAATGGCACGCTGATGGTGACCAACGTGACTGCGCACATGCTCACCCCGCTGGTCAGCGGCATCGTCACCCCGGCGACCGTCGCGACGGCCATGCTCGTGCTCGACTGGCGGCTAGGGGTGGCGACGTGGGTGTGCGCGCCGTTGCTGTGGCTCACACACCGGTGGGCGGTGAACTCCGTCGGCCGAGGCGAGGAACTCACCGACGCGGCGACCACGGCCGCGGGTAACCGGGTTGTGGAGTTCGCCCGTGATCAGCAGGTGTTGCGCGCGTTCGGACGCACCACCGAGGGCTACCGTCCCCTCGAGGACGCGATCGAGAACCAGAAGACGGCGGGCCGGACGCTGCTGTTGATGGCCGCGCCACGCCTGCTGGCCAATGGACTCGGCGTGCAACTCGCGTTCGCGGCGGTGATCGCGTTCGGACTGGCGCTGGTGGTGAACAGCGCCATCGACCCGGTGACGTTGATCGCGTTGATCGCGTTGACGGCACGCTTCACCGGCCCGCTGGCCGAGGTCGCGGCGCACAGCAGCATGACGCGGATGGCCGCGAACGCCCTGCGCCGCCTCGCTTCGATCGTCGACGAGAAGCCGTCGGCCGAACCCGTCGTCTCCCGGCCGGTGACCGAACCCGGCGAGATCGAGCTGACCGACGTACGGTTCGGCTACGAGCCGGGCCATCCGGTGCTAAACGGCATCTCGTTCCGGGTGCCCGCGCGCGGCATGACCGCGATCGTCGGGCCGTCCGGTTCCGGCAAGAGCACCATCACCCGGTTGATCATGCGGTTCTTCGACGTCGATTCGGGCACCGTCTCCGTCGGTGGCGTGGACGTGCGCGAACAGTCCACAAAGGACTTGATGGCGCAGCTCTCCGTCGTGATGCAGGACGTGTACCTGTTCGACGACACGCTGGAGGCGAACATCCGCGTGGGCAGGCCGGAGGCCACCGCCGAAGAGGTCCGTGAGGCCGCCCGGATCGCCGGCGTCGACGAAATCGTCGACCGGCTGCCCGGTGGCTGGGCCACCAGGGTGGGCGAAGGCGGGGCTTCGCTGTCCGGTGGGGAGCGACAGCGGGTCTCCGTGGCCAGGGCCGTGCTCAAGGACGCGCCGATCGTGCTCCTGGACGAGGCGACGGCCGCGCTCGATCCGGAAAACGAGCGGTACGTGCAGAGAGCACTCCGCACGCTGATGGACCACGCCACCCTGCTGGTCATCGCCCACAAGCTGCCGACCGTGGTGGCCGCGGACCAGATCCTGGTGCTCGACGGTGGCGGGATCGCCGAGTGCGGCACGCACGAGGAGCTACTGGCCTTGAACGGGCGCTACACCGCGTTCTGGAACGAACGCCGCCGCACCCAAGGCTGGCGGCTGGTGTCCAGTGAGGAGACGAAATGA
- a CDS encoding ABC transporter ATP-binding protein, translating into MSTVTEESAPAEAESQQKSTMDHKTAGTALRALRKPVASQTRLGVALSALGTLATLVPFVGIAELGRVLLEPGPVDGAEVWPIAGVVALALVIGWAANGAALSVTHAADHRLQASLRRRIVHRLGRVPLGWYSDTNSGLVRKAAQDDIDDLHHLIAHHDVEITGAIVLPLGGVAYLCWLDWRLALLAIATLPVYLMAYGSMMRGFVQKMVEMDAGVARVSAAIVEFVHGITVVKVFGQAKRAHRAYDEAVGEFGDKYAGWVRPMLKLEALTSMALSAPVVALVSLVGGIWFVAEGWVTPIEALAEVLVAMIIPTTLLVLNQGITAQRKATAAAGRIAALLETPPLPVPERPREPAGHDVEFDDVSFAYDGTDTVVSGISLHCLPGTVTALVGGSGAGKSTLAKLVPRFYDVTSGAVRIGGVDVRHIAPEVLYRKVGFVLQDVRLLHGTVVENLRLGRPDATEDEVIAAAIAARIHDRVLALPRGYDSVIGEDAIFSGGEAQRISIARALLADTPILVLDEATAYADPESEAQIQDALSVLARGRTVLVIAHRLATIAGVDKIVVLDGGVVVEQGTQEELIAADGRYARMWDAYTEGSTR; encoded by the coding sequence GTGAGCACGGTGACCGAAGAATCCGCGCCGGCGGAGGCGGAGTCCCAGCAGAAGTCCACAATGGACCACAAGACCGCCGGTACCGCGTTGCGCGCCTTGCGCAAGCCGGTGGCTTCGCAGACCAGGCTGGGTGTCGCGCTCTCCGCGCTGGGCACCCTCGCGACCTTGGTGCCGTTCGTCGGCATCGCCGAACTGGGTCGCGTCCTGCTCGAACCCGGGCCGGTCGACGGTGCCGAAGTCTGGCCGATCGCCGGGGTCGTCGCCCTCGCGCTGGTGATCGGCTGGGCGGCCAACGGTGCCGCGCTGTCGGTGACGCATGCCGCCGACCATCGGCTTCAGGCGAGCCTGCGCCGCCGGATCGTGCATCGGCTCGGCCGGGTACCGCTCGGCTGGTACTCCGACACGAACTCCGGCCTGGTGCGCAAGGCCGCCCAGGACGACATCGACGATCTGCACCACCTGATCGCGCACCACGACGTCGAGATTACCGGGGCGATCGTCCTGCCGCTCGGCGGCGTCGCCTACCTGTGCTGGCTGGACTGGCGGCTCGCGTTGCTGGCCATCGCGACGCTACCGGTCTACCTGATGGCCTACGGATCGATGATGCGCGGATTCGTGCAGAAGATGGTCGAGATGGACGCCGGGGTGGCCAGGGTCAGTGCGGCGATCGTCGAGTTCGTGCACGGCATCACCGTGGTCAAGGTGTTCGGACAGGCCAAGCGCGCGCACCGCGCCTACGACGAGGCCGTCGGCGAGTTCGGTGACAAGTACGCGGGCTGGGTGCGGCCGATGCTCAAACTCGAAGCCCTCACCTCGATGGCGCTGTCCGCTCCCGTGGTCGCGCTGGTCAGCCTCGTGGGCGGGATCTGGTTCGTGGCCGAGGGCTGGGTGACGCCGATCGAGGCGCTCGCCGAGGTGCTCGTCGCGATGATCATCCCGACCACCCTGCTTGTGCTGAACCAGGGGATCACCGCGCAGCGCAAGGCGACCGCCGCAGCGGGCCGCATCGCGGCGCTCCTGGAGACCCCGCCTCTGCCGGTTCCCGAGCGGCCTCGGGAACCGGCGGGACACGACGTCGAGTTCGACGACGTGTCGTTCGCCTACGACGGAACCGACACCGTCGTGTCCGGGATCAGTCTGCACTGCCTGCCCGGCACGGTCACCGCGCTGGTGGGTGGTTCCGGCGCGGGCAAGTCGACCTTGGCCAAGCTGGTGCCCAGGTTCTACGACGTCACGTCCGGCGCCGTCCGCATCGGCGGCGTCGACGTGCGCCACATCGCGCCCGAAGTGCTCTACCGCAAGGTCGGTTTCGTCCTGCAGGACGTCCGGTTGCTGCACGGCACGGTGGTGGAGAATCTCCGCCTCGGCCGGCCGGACGCCACCGAAGACGAGGTGATCGCCGCCGCCATCGCCGCCCGTATCCACGACCGTGTTCTGGCCCTGCCCAGAGGTTACGACTCCGTCATCGGCGAGGACGCGATCTTCTCCGGTGGTGAGGCACAGCGGATCTCGATCGCGCGGGCCCTGCTCGCCGATACCCCGATCCTGGTGCTGGACGAGGCGACGGCTTATGCCGACCCGGAATCCGAGGCACAGATCCAGGACGCGCTGTCCGTGCTCGCCCGCGGCCGGACGGTCCTCGTCATCGCGCACCGGCTCGCCACGATCGCCGGCGTCGACAAGATCGTCGTCCTCGATGGCGGGGTCGTGGTGGAACAAGGGACGCAGGAAGAACTGATCGCCGCGGACGGCCGCTACGCCCGGATGTGGGACGCCTACACCGAGGGGAGCACTCGATGA
- a CDS encoding class I SAM-dependent methyltransferase, which yields MSLHEAGLAALGDLDPGTFPAAMEVLERVSLKAMAAASGDVTPRHRWLADRWKQALRARTPGAYSEPGDEFEAAYAALGFPPVMARFHRETLAWLPHLLDDTVSLRDLLVRAGDVQSAYQDNVFTGYLNAACAEAVRQAGPRVLELGGGAGLSTAAVLAALRGKDYSYTFTDLAPLAVRTAEARFGDDHRVSCRVLDLDADFAGQGFADGSVDVVLAGNVLHNATDIGAALRRIRRVLAPGGRVVFTESVRDTATTLTSVQFLLSRDEPRDRTPFLGLDEWHAALMVAGFEPATTLPEPSSPLAAAGQQLFTATAAGVPGEWPAAKVLAHLEGSRATEVVLSAAMVRALADEPSLLLADLSALKVIRYHGDEVGDAVRATLGVELARIEPVDVGDDFLAGIADEADLELDGVDLRAAVAAVHEFGRTALMSMLNALHRRGLFRGGGNTEQEVLKGVAYPRLLRRWLEVLTAEGLLLEEDGLLIPVPDAEDYSDATLDRAWSQAARAWQETTGSAGTVEYARANAERLPDLLGGSCDAVPLLFPAGRTDLAEALYRENVTGRYQHRAVSAFIGGLARRWPADRPLRVLEVGAGTGATTERVLPVLATAGIEVDYLYTDVSKLFLDQAAVRLRDYPWVRFGRFDIDADPALPRGSFDVVIGGGVLNAATDTDASVRRLAGLLDTGGWLVLTEPTVEEFWILTSQAFLMAEADDGRSTTGATFLTLPQWNAVLDGAGLERVLGLPGEGHPLTPLGHRVFVTRVPNRT from the coding sequence GTGAGCCTCCACGAGGCCGGGCTAGCGGCGCTCGGTGACCTGGACCCCGGCACCTTCCCCGCTGCGATGGAGGTACTGGAGCGCGTCAGCCTGAAGGCGATGGCGGCCGCGTCCGGCGACGTCACCCCTCGGCACCGCTGGCTGGCGGACCGATGGAAACAGGCGCTACGGGCGCGCACACCCGGTGCGTACAGCGAGCCGGGGGACGAATTCGAGGCCGCCTACGCCGCTCTCGGATTCCCGCCGGTGATGGCCCGCTTCCACCGAGAGACGCTGGCGTGGCTTCCGCACCTTCTCGACGACACAGTCTCGCTGCGGGATCTGCTGGTGCGTGCGGGTGACGTACAATCCGCCTACCAGGACAACGTGTTCACCGGATACCTCAACGCCGCGTGCGCCGAGGCCGTCCGGCAGGCGGGTCCGCGCGTGCTCGAACTCGGTGGCGGAGCGGGACTGAGCACCGCCGCCGTGCTGGCGGCGTTGCGCGGCAAGGATTACAGCTACACGTTCACCGACCTGGCACCGTTGGCAGTTCGCACGGCCGAGGCACGGTTCGGCGATGACCACAGGGTTTCCTGCCGGGTGCTCGACCTCGATGCCGATTTCGCCGGGCAGGGCTTCGCCGACGGCAGCGTGGATGTCGTACTGGCGGGCAACGTCCTCCACAACGCCACCGACATCGGCGCGGCGCTGCGCCGGATCCGCCGCGTGCTGGCTCCGGGCGGCCGGGTGGTGTTCACCGAGTCGGTCCGTGACACCGCGACGACCCTGACCTCCGTGCAGTTCCTGTTGTCCCGCGACGAACCCAGGGACCGCACTCCGTTCCTGGGTCTCGACGAGTGGCACGCGGCTCTGATGGTCGCGGGATTCGAACCAGCGACGACGCTGCCCGAGCCATCGTCACCGCTGGCGGCTGCGGGACAGCAGCTCTTCACGGCGACGGCGGCAGGCGTCCCCGGTGAGTGGCCGGCCGCCAAGGTGCTGGCCCACCTGGAAGGTTCCCGTGCCACCGAAGTGGTGCTGTCGGCAGCCATGGTGCGTGCGCTGGCCGACGAGCCTTCGCTCCTGCTCGCCGACCTGTCGGCGCTGAAGGTCATCCGCTATCACGGTGATGAGGTCGGTGACGCGGTGCGCGCCACGCTCGGCGTCGAACTCGCGCGGATCGAGCCGGTCGATGTCGGCGACGACTTCCTCGCCGGCATCGCCGACGAGGCCGACCTCGAACTGGACGGCGTCGACCTGCGGGCGGCGGTGGCTGCGGTGCACGAATTCGGCCGGACCGCGCTGATGTCGATGCTCAACGCGCTGCACCGGCGCGGCCTCTTCCGGGGAGGGGGCAACACCGAGCAGGAGGTACTGAAGGGGGTCGCTTATCCGCGGTTGCTCCGCCGGTGGCTCGAAGTCCTCACCGCCGAAGGGTTGCTGCTGGAGGAGGACGGACTCTTGATCCCGGTGCCCGACGCCGAGGACTACTCCGATGCCACGCTCGACCGGGCCTGGTCACAGGCGGCCCGGGCCTGGCAGGAGACGACAGGGTCCGCGGGCACCGTCGAGTACGCCCGTGCCAATGCCGAGCGGCTGCCGGATCTTCTCGGCGGTTCCTGCGACGCGGTCCCCCTGTTGTTCCCCGCGGGTCGCACCGATCTCGCCGAAGCGCTGTACCGGGAGAACGTGACCGGCCGCTACCAGCACCGTGCCGTCAGCGCGTTCATCGGCGGCCTCGCGCGGCGTTGGCCGGCCGACCGGCCGCTGCGCGTACTGGAGGTCGGCGCCGGCACCGGCGCGACCACCGAACGGGTGTTGCCCGTGCTCGCGACGGCCGGGATCGAGGTCGATTACCTCTACACGGACGTGTCGAAGCTTTTCCTCGACCAGGCGGCCGTCCGGTTGCGCGACTACCCGTGGGTGCGGTTCGGCCGGTTCGACATCGACGCCGATCCGGCTTTGCCACGCGGTTCGTTCGACGTGGTGATCGGTGGTGGTGTGCTCAACGCGGCCACCGACACCGACGCGTCGGTGCGGCGATTGGCGGGCCTGCTGGACACCGGTGGCTGGCTGGTGCTCACCGAACCGACCGTCGAGGAGTTCTGGATCCTGACCTCCCAGGCGTTCCTGATGGCCGAAGCTGACGACGGCCGCTCCACCACCGGCGCGACCTTCCTGACCTTGCCGCAATGGAACGCGGTGCTCGACGGCGCCGGACTGGAGCGGGTTCTCGGCCTGCCCGGCGAAGGTCATCCGCTCACCCCCCTCGGCCACCGCGTCTTCGTCACGCGCGTGCCGAACCGAACCTGA